The stretch of DNA CGCCCCAGCACGGCTCGATCCGGATGCGGCTGTTCACGCCGCACGTCGGCTCAATCGTGCTGCCGGGGTGCTCGCCGCCTCGGTGCTGGCCGACAGCGCTGTGGAGCATTATCGCGGCCAATTCCACAACAGGGCTATGGTCACGCCGCTGGTAACGGCCAGCTTGTCGCTCGCGGTGAGCGCGCACGGCAACGCCGACAAGCGGCCGGTTGCACACCGCGCGCGCGACGGCGTCTATCTGCTGGCAGCCGCGACAGGAGTGATCGGCACGGGGTTCCATCTTTACAACGTACTGAGCAAGCCTGGTGGGCTGAGCTGGCAGAATTTGTTCTATTCAGCTCCACTTGGTGCGCCGGCAGCGCTCTCGCTTTCGGGTGCTATGGGTTTCCTCGCCGAGCGAGTGCGGGATACCTCTCCAGGCTCGTCGCCGATGATTGCCGGCGTCGCTGCGGGCCGTGTCGTCGGCGTCGCGACGAGCGTCGGCCTGCTCGGAACAATGGGTGAAGCTGGGCTGCTGCATTTTCGCGGAAACTACCAGAACCCGTTCATGTATGTGCCGGTGTCGCTACCACCGGTAGCAGCTGCTGCGCTGGGGCTGGCGGCCCTCGGCCGTACTGGGCAGCGCAGCCGATGGGCGCGCACTTTGCTGCGGCTGACCGCGGCGATGGGTTATGCCGGCGCCGGGTTTCATCTACGTGGCGTGGCGCGGCAAATGGGCGGCTGGCGCAACTGGAGCCAGAACATTCTGAACGGGCCGCCGGTGCCGGCGCCACCGAGCTTCACTGGGCTTGCCATGGCGGGGCTCGCGGCGCTCGGCCTTCTGGAGGACCATCCCGATGACTGATCATGACGGCACGCGCAATCCGGACCGTTACCCGGACTATGACGTGATGAGCAAGCAGTTCTCGCCGTCTTGGAACGAGGTCACGCGCAAGGTGGTGCATGCGCGCCTTGCCGTGCCGCGGGAACCGCGTTTCTTCAATCAGGGCGAGTGGGACACCCTGCAGGCAGTCTGCGCCCGGATCATGCCGCAGCCGGCGACCGGTGCGATTATTCCCCTTCCCGCCTATGTCGACGCCAAGATTACCGAGAAGCACGAGGATGGTTACCGATATGCGTCGCTGCCGCACCAGGGTGAGGCGTGGCAGCGCGGATTGGCAGCGCTCGACCAGGAGGCGGCGGACTCGCACGGTGCTCGCTACCATCTGCTGACACCGGAGCAGCAGGACGCATTGCTGCAGCGGATGCAGGATGGCAAGCTGGATTGCAGCGCGTGGCAGGGCATGCCGTGCAAGCTGTTCTTCGAGCACCGCGTGATCGCCGAC from Lichenicola cladoniae encodes:
- a CDS encoding gluconate 2-dehydrogenase subunit 3 family protein, with the protein product MTDHDGTRNPDRYPDYDVMSKQFSPSWNEVTRKVVHARLAVPREPRFFNQGEWDTLQAVCARIMPQPATGAIIPLPAYVDAKITEKHEDGYRYASLPHQGEAWQRGLAALDQEAADSHGARYHLLTPEQQDALLQRMQDGKLDCSAWQGMPCKLFFEHRVIADITHAYYAHPIAWNEIGFGGPASPRGYVRMGLNRRDPWEAAEAHPGKEAHARRENKRVG